Within Micromonospora narathiwatensis, the genomic segment GTGAGCAGGTGCAGCTCGTCGGCGGCCGAGTGGCCGGCGGCGGCCGCCTGTTTGGCCGCCACCTCGGGGCAGAGCACGATGTCACCGAGCAGCGCCGGCTCCCCGCCGGCCGGGGCGTTCTCCCCCGGACCGTGGTCGACGCTGCCCTCGTCCATGGGGAAGGCGAGCACGTCGGTCGGGCCGTCGCCGCCCATCCAGCGGTGATTCAGCTCGGACATGTAGTCGATGTCGACCAGCAGCACGGAGAGCTCGGCGAGCGGGTTTACCCCCATCTCGTCGAGGGCGTGCCGGGCGACGGCGAGCACGGCGTCGGTGTCGACCTCGACACCGGACTCGTTGGCGATCTCGATGGACAACTGTCTTTCCTCTGGTGTTTAGCGGCGCCGGCCGGACCGGCCGCCCTGGGCGGTCCGGCCGGGCACGGCGTGCACGCTCTGTGCCTGCTGGTTCTCCCGCTCGGCGTCCCAGCGGGCGTACGCGTCGACGATCTCGCCGACCAGCTTGTGGCGGACCACGTCGGAACTGGAGAGCTGGGCGAAATGCACGTCCTCGACGTTGTTCAGGATCTCCCGGACCACCCGCAGGCCGCTGGTCGTCCCGCCGGGCAGGTCGACCTGCGTGACGTCACCGGTGACCACGATCTTGGAACCGAAGCCGAGCCGGGTGAGGAACATCTTCATCTGCTCGGGCGTGGTGTTCTGCGCCTCGTCCAGGATGATGAACGCGTCGTTGAGCGTACGCCCCCGCATGTACGCCAGCGGCGCCACCTCGATCGTGCCGGCCGCCATCAGCTTCGGGATGGTCTCCGGGTCGAGCATGTCGTGCAGCGCGTCGTAGAGCGGGCGCAGGTACGGGTCGATCTTCTCGTTCAGCGTGCCGGGCAGGAAACCCAGCCGCTCGCCCGCCTCGACCGCCGGCCGGGTCAGGATGATCCGGTTGACCTGCTTGGCCTGGAGCGCCTGGACGGCCTTCGCCATCGCCAGGTAGGTCTTGCCGGTGCCGGCGGGGCCGATGCCGAAGACGATCGTGTTGGCGTCGATCGCGTCGACATAGCGCTTCTGCCCGAGCGTCTTGGGACGGATGGTACGACCGCGCCGGGAGAGGATGTTGAGCGTCAGGACCTCGGCGGGCCGCTCGGCGCTGCCCTGCTCGAGCATGCCGACGGTACGCCGGACGGCGTCAGTGGTCAGGGTCTCGCCTTTCTCGATGAGTTCGAGCAGCTCACTGAAGAGCCGCTCGGCGAGGGCGTTGTCCGCGGGCGCGCCCGTGATGGTGATCTCGTTGCCACGCACGTGGACGTCACTGTTGACCGAGCGTTCGACGAGTCGCAGGATCTCGTCGCCCGCGCCGAGCAGGTTCACCATGATCTTCTGGTCAGGGACTGTGATCCTGGTCTGCACCCGGGGCGGGCCGGGAGGTGGGGTGCCGGTCATAGTTCGGGCCGTCGGGCCCTGCGCCACCTGCTTCCGATCTCGGCGCCGAGCCCTGCCGGCGCGGCGTACGGTTCCACCCATCGTATCGGTTCAACACCCACCGCACCGCGCCCATTTCCGGTGGTCGAAGGTCAACTGCCGGTGCGGAAGTCGTACCCCTCGAAGGTCTCCTGGCGGCGGGTGAAGCGGTAGGTGGCCCAGTGCATCCGGACCACCGCACCGCGCTCGTCGCGGGTCAACCGGAGCAATTCGCCCACCTCTCGGCCGGCGACGGTGCGGAACACGTCCGGCCGCTCCGGCAGCGGCGCGAACACCGCCGGCGGCCGGCCGGCCGGATCGTCGGCGCCGCGGGCCCGCAGCGTCCCGTCGTGCCAGGAGAAGACGTACTCGAAGCCCTCGCCCCACCAGCGGCCCAGCATCCCGCGCAGGTGCTCGGGAGCGGGCGGGCCGGGGCGCCACGGCTCGACGTCGGCCGGGTCGTACTCGGCCGCGGCGGCGAGCAGCCGGTGCGGCAGGTCGAACACCGCCACGCCGGTGCCGGAGGAGCCGAGCACCGCGCAGCCCATCGCGCCCGCGGTGCCGTCGCCGCCCCGCCGGCCGTAGACGGCGGCCAGGAAACCGGGCATCGCCCCGTCGTGCCCCACGTGCACCACCCGTCCCGGCTGTGGCACCAGGATCAGGCCCAACCCGAAGCCGGCCGCCCAGAGCGACTCGTCGGTGGTGGTCAGCGGCCAGCGCATCTCGTCGAGCGTGGCCGGGGCGAGCACCGCGCCGGCCGGGTCCAGCGCGGCCGGGTCGGCCAGGAACGCCGCCCAGCGCGCCATGTCCGGCGCGGTGCTCCAGAGCTGCGCCGCCGGGGCCACCCCGCCGAAGTCGGTCGGCGGCTCCGGCCGCGCCTCGTCGGAGTACGCGTCGACCAGGAACCCGGTCGCCGCCCGGTCGCCGGGGGCGGGACCGGTGGCGGTCAGCCCGAGCGGGGCGAGCACCCGCTCGGCCAGTACCTCCGCCCAGGTGCCGCCGCGCAGCCGGGCGACCAGCTCGCCGAGCAGCGCCATACCGAGGTTGGAGTAGTGGTAGCGCCGGCCGGTCGGCAGCACCCGCTCCACCCGGGCCAGGTCGGCGATCAGCCCGGCCGCGTCGGGGGCCCGCAGCGTGTCCCACACGTCGCCGTGCGGCTCGCGCTGCAGGCCCGCGGTGTGCGACAACAGCCGGCGTACGGTCAGCTCGCCGTGCGCCGGCAGGTCGAGGTGCCGCCCGATCGGGTCGTCCAGGTCGAGCAGCCCGTCGTCCCGGCACTGCATGACCAGCACACTGGTGAAGGTCTTGGTGACCGAGCCGATCCGGAACACCGTGTCCGGGCCGAGCGGGCTGTCGTTGCCGGTCCCGCCGACCGCGCACGTCCAGAGCGGCCGGTCGGCCCGGTGCAGGGCGACCGAGACCGCCGGGATCCTGCCCTGGGCCTGCGACTGCCGCACCATCCGGCCCAGCCGGTCATGCACCGTGATCATGCCTGCAGTCTAGGGACGAGGTCAGCGGCAGAGCATCGGGCCGAGCGGCGCACCGCCGAACACGTGCGCGTGCACGTGGAAGACCTCCTGGCCGGCGTACGCCCCGGTGTTGAACATCAGCCGGAAACCGTCCGCGAGCAGCCCCTCCTCCTCGGCCACCGTGGCGGCCGTGGCGAGCACCTCGCCGGCCAGCCCCGGGTCGTCCTGGGCGAGGGTGGCCACGTCCGCGTAGTGCTCCTTCGGGATCACCAGCACGTGCGTCGGCGCCTGCGGGTTGATGTCCCGGAAGGCGAGGGTCGTGGCGGTCTCCCGCACGATGGTGGCCGGGATCTCCCCGGCGACGATTCGGCAGAACAGGCAGTCGGTTCCCATTCGGGCATGCTAAGACGCGCGGCCCGGACCGCGTCGCGGGCCCACCGGCCGCGCCGGGCATGATGTCCGGCGTGACTTCTCGGGCGGTACTGGTGACGGGGGCCTCGCGCGGCATCGGGCGCGCGGTGGCACGGGCGTTCGCGGCGGGCGGGGACCGGGTGGCGATCCACCACCGGGACTCGGCGGAACTGGCCGAGGGGGTACGCGCGGAGCTGCCCGGCGACGGGCACGTGGTGGTTCGCGCCGACCTGACCGACCCGGACGCGGTACGCGCGATGGTGGACGCGGCGGCACAGCAGCTCGGCGGGCTCGACGTGCTGGTCAACAACGCCGGCGTGTACGGGCCGCGGGACCTGCCGCACCCGGTCTTCGGCAACACCTACGCGCAGTGGCGGGAGCAGTGGCGGCTGGTCCTGGAGACCAACCTGACCGGGGCCGCCAACGTCACCTGGTGCGCCGCCCAGCACATGCGCGAGCGGGGCGGCCGGATCGTCAACGTGTCGTCCCGGGGCGCCTTCCGCGGCGAGCCGGAGCAGCCCGCGTACGGGGCGAGCAAGGCGGGGCTGAACGCCCTCGGCCAGTCGCTGGCGCTGGCCCTGGCCCCGTACGGCATCGCGGTGGCCACGGTCGCGCCGGGCTTCGTGGAGACCGACATGACCACCACCCACCTCAGCGGCGAGCGTGGCGAGGCGATCCGCGCCCAGTCCCCGTTCGGGCGGGTCGCCCGACCCGACGAGATCGCCGCCGCCGTGCACTGGCTGGCCAGCCCCGAAGCCGAGTGGTCCTCCGGCACCATCCTCGACCTAAACGGCGCCTCCTACCTCCGCACCTAGCCCCCTCCCCCCTCCCTCACCCCCCGCCTCGGCGATCTTGCACTTACGGTCGGCAGCACGCGGCTTTTGCCCGTTATATCCCGACAGAAAGTGCAAGATCGGCGCCGAGGCGGGGGGGTGAGGGAGGGAGGGGGTTACCAGCGGTGGAGGCGGGTGACGAGGATGGTGAGGGCGGCTACGCCGGCGGTGGAGGTGCGCAGCACCGACGGGCCGAGGCGGACGGTACGGGCGCCGGCCTCGCGGAAGGCGGACAGCTCGGCCGGGGCGATGCCGCCCTCCGGGCCGACCACCAGCACGATCTCGCCGGTCTCCGGCAGCCCGGCGATGGTCAGCCGCTCGTCGGCCTCCTCGTGCAGCACGAACGCGGCGGCCGCCCCGGCGATCCGTCGGGCCACCGTCGCGGTGGACTCGTCGGGCGACCCGGCCACCACCGGCAGCCAGGCACGGCGGGCCTGCTTGGCCGCCTCCCGGGCGGTCGCCGCCCACTTCTCCCGGGCCCGTACGCCCCGGTCGCCGCGCCACTGCACCACCGACCGGGACGCCGACCAGGGGACGATCTCGTCCACGCCGACCTCCGTCATCGCCTGCACGGCCAGCTCGCCCCGGTCGCCCTTGGCGATGCCCTGCACCACGACGAGCCGGGGAACGGACGCGTCGACGTACCCCCGGGAGGTGACCGCCAGGTCGAGGGTGCCCCGGCCGACGGCGGTGACCACGGCGTCGGCCGTGCCACCCCGACCGTCGGCGAGCAGCAGCTCCTCGCCGACCCGCAGCCGCTGCACGGTGGCGGCGTGGTGCCCCTCCGGACCGTCGAGGGTCAGCGTGTCGCCGGTGGGTAGCGCCTCGACCAGGAACAGCGGCGCCGACACGCTAGGCGTGCCCGTTGAAGGCGTCGCGCATCCGGGAGAAGAAGCCGCCCTGCTTGGTCAGCTCGGCGACCTCCTCGCCCCGGGTCTTGGCGAACTCGCGCAGCATCCGCTCCTGCTCGGCGTCGAGCTTGGTCGGGGTACGCACGTCCAGGTGGACGTAGAGGTCGCCCCGGCCGGTGCCACGCAGGTGCGGTACGCCCCGGGCCCGCAGCCGCAGCGTGCTGCCCGGCTGGGTGCCCGGCTTGACGTCGACCGTCTCCTCGCTGTCCAGCGTCTTGATGGTCAGCCGGGTGCCGAGCGCGGCGGCGGTCATCGGCACGGTGACCCGGCAGTGCAGGTCGTCGCCCTTGCGCGAGTAGACGTCGTGCGGCCGCTCGTGGATCTCCACGTAGAGGTCGCCGGCCGTGCCGCCACCCGGGCCGACCTCGCCCTGCTGGGCCAGCCGGATCCGCATGCCGTCCTCGACGCCCGCCGGGATCTTGACGGTGAGCGAGCGGCGGGTCCGCACCCGGCCGTCCCCGGCGCAGGTCGGGCAGGGGTGCGGGATGG encodes:
- a CDS encoding serine hydrolase domain-containing protein — encoded protein: MITVHDRLGRMVRQSQAQGRIPAVSVALHRADRPLWTCAVGGTGNDSPLGPDTVFRIGSVTKTFTSVLVMQCRDDGLLDLDDPIGRHLDLPAHGELTVRRLLSHTAGLQREPHGDVWDTLRAPDAAGLIADLARVERVLPTGRRYHYSNLGMALLGELVARLRGGTWAEVLAERVLAPLGLTATGPAPGDRAATGFLVDAYSDEARPEPPTDFGGVAPAAQLWSTAPDMARWAAFLADPAALDPAGAVLAPATLDEMRWPLTTTDESLWAAGFGLGLILVPQPGRVVHVGHDGAMPGFLAAVYGRRGGDGTAGAMGCAVLGSSGTGVAVFDLPHRLLAAAAEYDPADVEPWRPGPPAPEHLRGMLGRWWGEGFEYVFSWHDGTLRARGADDPAGRPPAVFAPLPERPDVFRTVAGREVGELLRLTRDERGAVVRMHWATYRFTRRQETFEGYDFRTGS
- the ybeY gene encoding rRNA maturation RNase YbeY, with amino-acid sequence MSIEIANESGVEVDTDAVLAVARHALDEMGVNPLAELSVLLVDIDYMSELNHRWMGGDGPTDVLAFPMDEGSVDHGPGENAPAGGEPALLGDIVLCPEVAAKQAAAAGHSAADELHLLTVHGVLHLLGYDHAEPEEEREMFGLQARLLASWRSTRSK
- a CDS encoding SDR family NAD(P)-dependent oxidoreductase, which encodes MTSRAVLVTGASRGIGRAVARAFAAGGDRVAIHHRDSAELAEGVRAELPGDGHVVVRADLTDPDAVRAMVDAAAQQLGGLDVLVNNAGVYGPRDLPHPVFGNTYAQWREQWRLVLETNLTGAANVTWCAAQHMRERGGRIVNVSSRGAFRGEPEQPAYGASKAGLNALGQSLALALAPYGIAVATVAPGFVETDMTTTHLSGERGEAIRAQSPFGRVARPDEIAAAVHWLASPEAEWSSGTILDLNGASYLRT
- a CDS encoding histidine triad nucleotide-binding protein: MGTDCLFCRIVAGEIPATIVRETATTLAFRDINPQAPTHVLVIPKEHYADVATLAQDDPGLAGEVLATAATVAEEEGLLADGFRLMFNTGAYAGQEVFHVHAHVFGGAPLGPMLCR
- a CDS encoding 16S rRNA (uracil(1498)-N(3))-methyltransferase — translated: MSAPLFLVEALPTGDTLTLDGPEGHHAATVQRLRVGEELLLADGRGGTADAVVTAVGRGTLDLAVTSRGYVDASVPRLVVVQGIAKGDRGELAVQAMTEVGVDEIVPWSASRSVVQWRGDRGVRAREKWAATAREAAKQARRAWLPVVAGSPDESTATVARRIAGAAAAFVLHEEADERLTIAGLPETGEIVLVVGPEGGIAPAELSAFREAGARTVRLGPSVLRTSTAGVAALTILVTRLHRW
- a CDS encoding PhoH family protein, yielding MTGTPPPGPPRVQTRITVPDQKIMVNLLGAGDEILRLVERSVNSDVHVRGNEITITGAPADNALAERLFSELLELIEKGETLTTDAVRRTVGMLEQGSAERPAEVLTLNILSRRGRTIRPKTLGQKRYVDAIDANTIVFGIGPAGTGKTYLAMAKAVQALQAKQVNRIILTRPAVEAGERLGFLPGTLNEKIDPYLRPLYDALHDMLDPETIPKLMAAGTIEVAPLAYMRGRTLNDAFIILDEAQNTTPEQMKMFLTRLGFGSKIVVTGDVTQVDLPGGTTSGLRVVREILNNVEDVHFAQLSSSDVVRHKLVGEIVDAYARWDAERENQQAQSVHAVPGRTAQGGRSGRRR